A window of the Tiliqua scincoides isolate rTilSci1 chromosome 5, rTilSci1.hap2, whole genome shotgun sequence genome harbors these coding sequences:
- the ATP2A1 gene encoding sarcoplasmic/endoplasmic reticulum calcium ATPase 1, producing MENAHAKTAEECLAYFGVNEHSGLSPEQVKRNLEKYGYNELPAEEGKTIWELVIEQFEDLLVRILLLAACISFVLAWFEEGEETVTAFVEPFVILLILIANAIVGVWQERNAENAIEALKEYEPEMGKVYRSDRKSVQRIKARDMVPGDITEVAVGDKVPADIRIISIKSTTLRVDQSILTGESVSVIKHTDPVPDPRAVNQDKKNMLFSGTNIGAGKAVGIVIATGVSTEIGKIRDEMAATEQEKTPLQQKLDEFGEQLSKVISLICVAVWLINIGHFNDPVHGGSWIRGAIYYFKIAVALAVAAIPEGLPAVITTCLALGTRRMAKKNAIVRSLPSVETLGCTSVICSDKTGTLTTNQMSVCKMFVIDKVEGEICSLNEFSITGSTYAPEGEVFKNDKQVKAGQYDGLVELATICALCNDSSLDFNESKGVYEKVGEATETALTCLVEKMNVFNTDVRSLSKVERANACNTVIKQLMKKEFTLEFSRDRKSMSVYCSPAKASRAAVGNKMFVKGAPEGVIDRCNYVRVGTTRVPLTPIVKDHIMGVIKEWGTGRDTLRCLALATRDTPPKREDMILEDSTKFVEYEVDLTFVGCVGMLDPPRKEVMGSIQLCREAGIRVIMITGDNKGTAIAICRRIGIFGENEDVTGRAYTGREFDDLPPSEQREACKRACCFARVEPTHKSKIVEFLQGFDEITAMTGDGVNDAPALKKAEIGIAMGSGTAVAKTASEMVLADDNFSTIVSAVEEGRAIYNNMKQFIRYLISSNVGEVVCIFLTAALGLPEALIPVQLLWVNLVTDGLPATALGFNPPDLDIMNKPPRSPKEPLISGWLFFRYLAIGGYVGAATVGAAAWWFIYAEDGPGVSYYQLSHFMKCTEDSPHFEGLDCEIFESSVPMTMALSVLVTIEMCNALNSLSENQSLVRMPPWVNIWLLASICLSMSLHFVILYVDPLPMIFKLTHLEVHHWLMVLKISLPVIFLDEILKFVARNYLEGKLRSYPPLPFPGWFRRTDEEVNL from the exons GCAAAACCATTTGGGAACTGGTGATAGAACAATTTGAAGACTTGCTTGTGAGAATCCTCCTGCTCGCGGCCTGCATCTCCTTT GTTCTGGCCTGGTTTGAAGAAGGTGAGGAGACTGTCACAGCTTTCGTGGAACCATTTGTCATCTTGCTGATTCTGATTGCCAATGCCATTGTTGGAGTATGGCAG GAGAGGAACGCTGAGAATGCCATTGAGGCTCTAAAGGAGTATGAGCCCGAGATGGGCAAGGTGTACCGATCTGACAGAAAGTCTGTGCAGAGGATAAAGGCCAGAGACATGGTGCCCGGTGATATCACAGAGGTGGCAG TTGGTGACAAAGTGCCTGCTGACATCCGTATCATTTCCATCAAATCTACCACTCTGCGCGTGGACCAGTCCATCCTGACAG GTGAGTCTGTTTCCGTTATCAAGCACACCGATCCAGTCCCAGATCCCCGAGCTGTGAACCAGGACAAGAAGAACATGCTGTTTTCT GGTACGAACATCGGTGCAGGCAAGGCTGTCGGTATCGTCATCGCCACAGGCGTGAGTACAGAGATTGGTAAGATCCGTGATGAAATGGCAGCCACTGAGCAAGAAAAGACCCCCCTGCAACAGAAGCTGGATGAATTTGGCGAGCAGCTGTCCAAGGTCATCTCCCTCATCTGCGTGGCTGTCTGGCTCATCAACATTGGGCATTTCAACGACCCCGTCCATGGCGGCTCTTGGATCCGTGGCGCCATCTACTACTTCAAGATTGCCGTTGCCCTCGCTGTGGCTGCCATCCCAGAAG GCCTTCCTGCTGTCATCACCACCTGCTTAGCCCTGGGTACCCGTCGTATGGCCAAGAAGAACGCCATCGTCAGAAGCCTGCCCTCTGTAGAGACCTTGGGTTGCACCTCTGTCATCTGCTCCGACAAGACTGGTACCCTCACCACCAACCAGATGTCTGTTTGCAAG ATGTTCGTCATTGACAAAGTGGAGGGAGAAATATGCTCTCTGAATGAATTCTCTATCACTGGTTCCACCTATGCCCCCGAAGGAGAAGT ATTCAAGAATGACAAACAGGTCAAGGCAGGACAATATGATGGGCTTGTTGAGCTGGCTACCATCTGTGCCCTTTGCAATGACTCTTCTCTGGATTTCAATGAG TCCAAAGGTGTTTATGAGAAGGTGGGTGAAGCCACAGAGACAGCCCTGACTTGCTTGGTTGAGAAGATGAATGTCTTCAACACAGATGTGCGCAGCCTCTCCAAGGTGGAGCGTGCCAATGCTTGCAACACT GTTATCAAACAGCTCATGAAAAAGGAATTCACCCTGGAGTTCTCCCGGGACAGGAAGTCCATGTCCGTCTACTGCTCCCCAGCCAAAGCTTCTCGGGCTGCGGTTGGCAACAAGATGTTTGTCAAG GGTGCCCCTGAGGGTGTAATTGACCGTTGCAACTATGTCCGTGTGGGCACCACCCGCGTTCCCCTCACCCCCATTGTTAAGGACCACATCATGGGTGTCATCAAGGAATGGGGCACAGGACGGGACACCCTCCGTTGCTTGGCTTTGGCCACCCGtgacacccccccaaaaagagaaGACATGATTCTGGAGGACTCCACCAAGTTTGTAGAGTATGAG GTGGACCTGACCTTCGTGGGCTGTGTGGGCATGCTGGACCCACCCCGCAAAGAGGTGATGGGCTCCATCCAGTTGTGTCGTGAAGCCGGCATCCGTGTCATCATGATCACAGGTGATAACAAAGGCACAGCCATCGCCATCTGCCGCCGCATTGGCATCTTCGGCGAGAACGAGGATGTGACTGGCAGGGCCTACACCGGCCGTGAATTTGATGACCTGCCCCCCTCTGAGCAGCGGGAAGCTTGCAAGAGAGCCTGCTGCTTTGCTCGTGTTGAGCCAACACACAAGTCAAAGATTGTGGAGTTCTTGCAGGGTTTTGATGAGATCACAGCTATG ACCGGTGATGGTGTGAATGACGCCCCAGCTCTGAAGAAGGCTGAGATCGGCATTGCCATGGGTTCTGGCACTGCTGTGGCCAAGACTGCCTCAGAAATGGTGCTGGCAGATGACAACTTCTCCACCATCGTGTCCGCCGTTGAAGAGGGCAGGGCCATCTACAACAACATGAAACAATTTATCCGCTACCTCATCTCCTCCAACGTGGGTGAGGTCGTCTG TATCTTCCTCACAGCTGCTCTGGGTCTCCCTGAAGCCTTGATCCCTGTGCAGCTGCTGTGGGTGAACTTGGTGACTGATGGGCTCCCAGCCACTGCCTTGGGCTTTAACCCCCCTGACTTGGACATCATGAACAAGCCCCCTCGCAGCCCCAAGGAACCCCTGATCAGTGGTTGGCTCTTCTTCCGCTACCTTGCCATCGGAG GTTATGTCGGAGCTGCCACTGTTGGTGCTGCCGCTTGGTGGTTCATTTATGCTGAGGATGGACCTGGCGTGTCCTACTACCAGTTG TCCCATTTCATGAAATGTACAGAAGACAGCCCTCACTTTGAAGGCCTGGATTGTGAAATCTTTGAGTCTTCTGTCCCAATGACCATGGCTTTGTCTGTGCTGGTCACCATTGAGATGTGCAATGCACTCAACAG TCTGTCAGAGAACCAGTCCTTGGTTCGGATGCCCCCTTGGGTGAATATCTGGCTTCTGGCATCTATCTGCCTTTCCATGTCTCTGCACTTTGTCATCCTCTACGTTGATCCCCTGCCT ATGATCTTCAAACTGACACACTTAGAAGTTCATCACTGGCTCATGGTGCTGAAGATTTCCTTGCCCGTCATCTTTCTGGATGAGATACTCAAATTCGTTGCCCGGAACTATCTGGAGGGTAAGCTGCGATCTTAtccccctcttcccttcccaGG TTGGTTTAGAAGAACGGATGAAGAAGTGAACCTTTGA